From a single Desulfobulbaceae bacterium DB1 genomic region:
- a CDS encoding type VI secretion protein gives MPPAARVGDMHTCPMATPATPPVPHVGGPILPPGCPTVLIGGMPAARMGDMAICVGPPDTIAKGSATVMIGGMPAARMGDMTVHGGTITLGCPTVMIGG, from the coding sequence ATGCCCCCTGCCGCCCGCGTTGGAGATATGCACACCTGCCCGATGGCCACACCGGCAACCCCCCCTGTTCCCCATGTGGGAGGTCCCATCCTGCCGCCGGGATGTCCGACGGTGTTGATCGGCGGCATGCCGGCCGCCCGGATGGGCGACATGGCAATCTGCGTCGGCCCCCCCGATACAATCGCGAAAGGTTCGGCAACGGTGATGATCGGTGGCATGCCCGCGGCAAGGATGGGCGATATGACAGTCCACGGCGGGACAATTACACTGGGATGCCCGACGGTCATGATCGGCGGGTGA